The Candidatus Omnitrophota bacterium genome window below encodes:
- a CDS encoding site-2 protease family protein — MGLLSLLLREPIAFFLLIPLLLYSIIAHEMAHGWVASLFGDDTAKRSGRLSLNPKSHLDPMGTLALFFIGFGWAKPVPVDYRNLGSSRRAIIAVSLAGCVTNILIATIALFLLHFYTFRTNYFFAPVLLITARINIILGSFNLIPIPPLDGSRVLMEFLPYDAKYKLARLEPYGFFIIVILLWTGILSPVITFVQNIILGLIGILFSFGMAP, encoded by the coding sequence ATGGGATTATTATCACTTTTACTTAGAGAACCAATAGCGTTTTTTCTATTAATTCCGTTGCTTCTTTATTCGATTATCGCTCACGAGATGGCGCATGGTTGGGTTGCCTCACTGTTTGGTGATGATACGGCGAAACGCTCCGGTAGATTATCGCTCAACCCCAAATCTCATCTTGATCCAATGGGGACACTTGCTCTTTTTTTTATAGGGTTTGGATGGGCAAAGCCAGTGCCCGTAGACTATAGAAACCTGGGTAGTTCCCGTAGAGCTATTATTGCTGTTTCTTTGGCGGGGTGCGTAACAAATATACTTATTGCAACAATTGCGTTATTTTTGCTGCATTTTTACACTTTTCGCACAAATTATTTTTTTGCGCCGGTGCTTCTCATTACAGCAAGAATAAACATTATACTGGGATCTTTTAATCTGATACCTATACCGCCCCTGGACGGATCCCGCGTTCTTATGGAATTTCTGCCTTATGATGCCAAGTATAAGCTTGCCAGACTCGAACCGTATGGTTTTTTTATAATTGTTATCTTGCTTTGGACTGGAATTTTGAGTCCGGTAATTACATTTGTTCAAAACATCATTCTTGGATTAATCGGAATACTATTTAGTTTTGGGATGGCCCCATAA